In Sporosarcina sp. PTS2304, a genomic segment contains:
- the spoVT gene encoding stage V sporulation protein T, with protein MKATGIVRRIDDLGRVVIPKEIRRTLRIREGDPLEIFTDREGEVILKKYSPISELGEFAVEYAESLYETLGTPALISDRDEMLAVAGLSKKDYMNRQLSPACEELVSGRTVIVEKHEKSVEWIPGQVEQIKSYCIAPIITNGDAIGAIYILSKVHFVGEVEQKAAETAAVFLAKQMES; from the coding sequence ATGAAGGCAACGGGTATTGTCCGCAGAATTGATGACTTAGGCAGAGTAGTCATTCCGAAAGAAATTAGGAGGACTCTTCGAATTCGTGAAGGAGACCCTTTAGAAATATTCACCGATCGAGAAGGGGAAGTCATACTAAAAAAGTATTCACCTATTTCAGAGCTTGGCGAATTTGCAGTGGAATATGCAGAGTCACTTTATGAAACACTTGGCACGCCTGCTTTGATCAGCGACCGTGATGAGATGTTGGCGGTAGCGGGACTGTCTAAAAAAGATTATATGAACCGCCAGCTCTCACCTGCATGTGAAGAGTTGGTAAGTGGTAGAACGGTGATCGTTGAAAAGCATGAAAAGTCTGTAGAGTGGATCCCTGGACAAGTGGAGCAGATTAAATCCTACTGTATTGCGCCGATTATCACAAATGGTGATGCGATTGGAGCAATCTATATATTGTCAAAGGTTCACTTTGTCGGTGAAGTGGAACAAAAGGCCGCTGAAACGGCTGCTGTATTTTTGGCAAAACAAATGGAAAGTTGA